In the Helianthus annuus cultivar XRQ/B chromosome 11, HanXRQr2.0-SUNRISE, whole genome shotgun sequence genome, one interval contains:
- the LOC118483986 gene encoding uncharacterized protein LOC118483986 → MPPRRDQAQDATLAALVAQRIAAVIPNLITQINQVNNNNNNNNAQCSFKTFNSAKPLKFYGSQGATTLLQWFESLESTFRHVQCPNERKVEFASSVFEKHALTWWNSVMRDRGAEVALAQTWEELRALMMREFCPRHEIRALKREFDDLKQDKENTVLTRIVMRS, encoded by the coding sequence ATGCCACCTAGACGTGATCAAGCACAAGATGCTACACTCGCAGCCCTTGTCGCTCAGCGGATTGCTGCTGTGATTCCGAATCTAATTACTCAGATCAATCAAgtgaacaacaataacaacaataacaatgctcAGTGCAGTTTTAAAacttttaactcggctaaaccactgaAATTTTatgggtctcaaggagcaactacgctcctacaatggttcgagagtttggAAAGCACAtttagacatgttcaatgtccgaATGAGCGAAAGGTTGAGTTTGCGTCCAGTGTGTTCGAGAAACAtgctctaacatggtggaacAGTGTGATGAGGGATAGGGGTGCTGAGGTGGCTTTggcacaaacttgggaagagctgcgggctctcatgatgagggagttttgccCCCGTCACGAAATAAGAGCATTGAAACGAGAGTTCGATGATTTGAAACAGGATAAGGAGAACACTGTGcttacacggatcgttatgaggagttga
- the LOC110889637 gene encoding CBS domain-containing protein CBSX5 isoform X2: MANRLLAHEVSDLCLGKPPLSSIPISATIRHALAALKSSDDTHISVWSCDLDHHSTTHDHCHCVGKICMVDIICYLCKEDNISSPSLALKAPVSVLLSPIPGVVKHVDPSYSLLEAIDLIINGAQNLVVPIKNTTSKRKQLRQPTSLAPTTHAGGREFCWLTQEDVIRFLLSSIGLFSPTAAYSIESLGIIDTKILTINYHSPASKALAAISTSLSDQTSVAVIDDDGVLIGEISPFTLAYCDEMVAAAITTLSAGDLMAYIDCGGPPEDITKVVHARSGRYNRSDKFIMRRAEAIVCQPRSSLVAVMIQAIALRVSYVWVIEEDCTVVGIVKFSGMLKVFQEHLESLID, translated from the exons ATGGCAAATCGATTGTTGGCACATGAGGTCTCCGATCTTTGTCTCGGCAAGCCACCCCTCAGCTCCATCCCTATATCCGCcaccatccgccacgcacttGCTGCACTCAAATCCTCCGACGACACCCACATTAGTGTCTGGTCCTGTGACCTCGACCACCACTCCACAACCCATGACCACTGCCACTGCGTCGGCAAAATCTGCATGGTCGACATCATTTGCTACCTCTGCAAAGAAGATAATATCTCATCCCCTTCCCTCGCGCTTAAAGCCCCCGTTTCTGTGTTGTTGTCGCCTATTCCTGGCGTCGTTAAACACGTGGATCCCTCGTATAG tttgCTTGAAGCCATTGATCTAATCATCAACGGAGCTCAAAACCTTGTAGTCCCAATAAAGAACACAACCTCAAAACGGAAACAACTCCGGCAGCCAACATCACTCGCTCCGACAACCCATGCGGGCGGCCGCGAGTTTTGCTGGCTGACACAAGAAGATGTGATCAGGTTCCTCCTCAGCTCAATCGGATTATTCTCCCCAACCGCCGCGTACTCAATCGAGTCACTCGGAATCATTGATACAAAAATCCTCACAATCAACTACCACTCGCCGGCTTCGAAAGCACTCGCCGCCATTTCCACCTCTCTCTCCGACCAAACTTCCGTCGCAGTCATTGACGACGACGGCGTGTTGATCGGAGAAATATCCCCCTTTACACTCGCATATTGTGACGAAATGGTTGCGGCCGCGATCACGACGTTGTCCGCCGGTGATCTAATGGCGTACATCGACTGCGGCGGGCCGCCCGAGGATATAACAAAAGTAGTACATGCAAG GTCTGGGAGGTACAACCGGTCAGATAAATTTATAATGAGGAGGGCGGAAGCTATCGTGTGCCAACCGAGAAGCTCGTTGGTGGCGGTGATGATTCAGGCAATTGCGCTTCGGGTGAGTTATGTGTGGGTGATTGAAGAAGATTGTACGGTGGTCGGAATTGTGAAGTTTTCCGGCATGTTGAAAGTTTTTCAGGAGCATTTGGAGAGTTTGATTGACTAG
- the LOC110889637 gene encoding CBS domain-containing protein CBSX5 isoform X1, which yields MANRLLAHEVSDLCLGKPPLSSIPISATIRHALAALKSSDDTHISVWSCDLDHHSTTHDHCHCVGKICMVDIICYLCKEDNISSPSLALKAPVSVLLSPIPGVVKHVDPSYSLLEAIDLIINGAQNLVVPIKNTTSKRKQLRQPTSLAPTTHAGGREFCWLTQEDVIRFLLSSIGLFSPTAAYSIESLGIIDTKILTINYHSPASKALAAISTSLSDQTSVAVIDDDGVLIGEISPFTLAYCDEMVAAAITTLSAGDLMAYIDCGGPPEDITKVVHARLKEKNLYGMLDEFLIYSSGIPYCNSTSSSSDEETTVLSPVTTRSGRYNRSDKFIMRRAEAIVCQPRSSLVAVMIQAIALRVSYVWVIEEDCTVVGIVKFSGMLKVFQEHLESLID from the exons ATGGCAAATCGATTGTTGGCACATGAGGTCTCCGATCTTTGTCTCGGCAAGCCACCCCTCAGCTCCATCCCTATATCCGCcaccatccgccacgcacttGCTGCACTCAAATCCTCCGACGACACCCACATTAGTGTCTGGTCCTGTGACCTCGACCACCACTCCACAACCCATGACCACTGCCACTGCGTCGGCAAAATCTGCATGGTCGACATCATTTGCTACCTCTGCAAAGAAGATAATATCTCATCCCCTTCCCTCGCGCTTAAAGCCCCCGTTTCTGTGTTGTTGTCGCCTATTCCTGGCGTCGTTAAACACGTGGATCCCTCGTATAG tttgCTTGAAGCCATTGATCTAATCATCAACGGAGCTCAAAACCTTGTAGTCCCAATAAAGAACACAACCTCAAAACGGAAACAACTCCGGCAGCCAACATCACTCGCTCCGACAACCCATGCGGGCGGCCGCGAGTTTTGCTGGCTGACACAAGAAGATGTGATCAGGTTCCTCCTCAGCTCAATCGGATTATTCTCCCCAACCGCCGCGTACTCAATCGAGTCACTCGGAATCATTGATACAAAAATCCTCACAATCAACTACCACTCGCCGGCTTCGAAAGCACTCGCCGCCATTTCCACCTCTCTCTCCGACCAAACTTCCGTCGCAGTCATTGACGACGACGGCGTGTTGATCGGAGAAATATCCCCCTTTACACTCGCATATTGTGACGAAATGGTTGCGGCCGCGATCACGACGTTGTCCGCCGGTGATCTAATGGCGTACATCGACTGCGGCGGGCCGCCCGAGGATATAACAAAAGTAGTACATGCAAGGTTAAAAGAAAAGAATCTGTACGGAATGCTGGACGAATTTTTAATTTATTCGTCTGGCATTCCGTACTGTAATAGTACTAGTTCTTCTTCTGACGAAGAAACTACTGTACTGTCTCCTGTGACCACTAGGTCTGGGAGGTACAACCGGTCAGATAAATTTATAATGAGGAGGGCGGAAGCTATCGTGTGCCAACCGAGAAGCTCGTTGGTGGCGGTGATGATTCAGGCAATTGCGCTTCGGGTGAGTTATGTGTGGGTGATTGAAGAAGATTGTACGGTGGTCGGAATTGTGAAGTTTTCCGGCATGTTGAAAGTTTTTCAGGAGCATTTGGAGAGTTTGATTGACTAG